A genomic window from Planococcus rifietoensis includes:
- a CDS encoding DUF1259 domain-containing protein, whose product MKIEHTIMDLAQQVGNLLEAETDTTDMECLIKKNRTVTIELHDKSFDCTLEHDISFRNLKSDGSAMNEADIYLLPEEVPLFTQALQQYPIALPTEFEQSIDSNPNIVCLRLTTEEPPENFAARLAAALRQID is encoded by the coding sequence ATGAAAATCGAACACACTATCATGGACCTGGCACAACAGGTCGGTAACTTGCTTGAGGCAGAAACCGATACCACGGACATGGAATGCCTGATCAAGAAAAACCGCACCGTAACCATTGAATTGCATGATAAAAGTTTTGATTGCACACTGGAACACGATATATCGTTTCGAAACCTGAAATCCGATGGCTCTGCCATGAACGAAGCAGACATCTACCTGCTCCCTGAAGAAGTGCCGTTATTTACGCAAGCATTGCAGCAATACCCAATCGCCTTGCCGACAGAATTTGAACAAAGCATCGACTCGAACCCGAATATTGTGTGTCTGCGACTTACAACAGAGGAACCGCCGGAGAATTTCGCCGCACGGCTCGCTGCTGCATTGCGTCAGATCGATTAA
- a CDS encoding flavodoxin domain-containing protein translates to MTNYKPTIAIVYASATGHTESLTQMVADALVRQGAQPDVFRVKEFNLAELCCYDIVLVGTYTWMNGEIPKQLHGLYEAMEHQDKTPITGVFGTGDRCFATYCGAVDLFRDMLHATTVLAATLKVEQMPSADDCLRCDAFAESVLTKYSHHKGLLPATNS, encoded by the coding sequence TTGACGAATTATAAACCGACCATTGCAATTGTCTATGCTTCTGCGACGGGGCACACGGAAAGCCTCACTCAAATGGTTGCGGATGCGCTAGTTCGTCAAGGGGCTCAACCGGATGTTTTTCGCGTGAAGGAATTCAATCTCGCCGAACTATGCTGTTACGATATAGTTTTGGTTGGTACGTATACGTGGATGAACGGCGAAATCCCGAAGCAGCTGCATGGGCTGTACGAAGCGATGGAACACCAGGATAAGACGCCCATCACAGGCGTATTCGGCACAGGCGACCGCTGCTTTGCGACGTATTGCGGCGCGGTAGATCTGTTCCGGGACATGCTGCATGCGACAACGGTCTTAGCCGCAACGCTCAAAGTCGAACAAATGCCGTCTGCGGATGACTGTCTGCGCTGTGATGCGTTCGCGGAAAGTGTGTTGACGAAATATAGCCATCACAAAGGCCTGCTACCGGCAACCAACTCCTGA